The following are encoded in a window of Esox lucius isolate fEsoLuc1 chromosome 14, fEsoLuc1.pri, whole genome shotgun sequence genomic DNA:
- the nr5a1b gene encoding LOW QUALITY PROTEIN: steroidogenic factor 1b (The sequence of the model RefSeq protein was modified relative to this genomic sequence to represent the inferred CDS: inserted 1 base in 1 codon), with protein sequence MEYTYDVDLEELCPVCGDKVSGYHYGLLTCESCKGFFKRTVQNNKRYTCAENQDCKIDKTQRKRCPFCRFQKCLNVGMRLEAVRADRMRGGRNKFGPMYKRDRAMKQQKKALIRATGLKIETTPPMPSPAPQTDYTFTGSLPGIHQVPKGILQTTPIPIAPTDYDRSLYGPPSLGLPMPGLPTPAQLPPQYQYTSFPSRAIKSEYPXPYTSSPDSVVGGYTYPEQVYSGLGSPQILGVPQLVLEFLRCDPDELQVQSKIAAYLQQEQSSRGVKGQERLSTFGLMCHMADQTLFSIVEWARSCIFFKELKVGDQMKLLHNCWSELLVLDFISRQVQQGKEGSVVLVTGQEIEMASIVSQAGPTLTSLVQRGQELVQKLQTLQVDRREIACFKFLILFNPDVKLLENQAFVEGVQEQVNGALLEYTLCAYPQYLDKFSQLLLRMPELRALSAQAEDYLCYKHLSGEVPCNNLLIEMLHAKRACT encoded by the exons ATGGAGTACACTTATGATGTCGATTTGGAAGAGTTGTGTCCTGTTTGTGGAGATAAGGTGTCTGGTTACCACTACGGACTACTGACTTGTGAAAGTTGTAAG GGTTTCTTCAAAAGAACGGTTCAAAATAATAAGCGGTATACGTGTGCAGAAAACCAGGATTGTAAAATTGATAAAACTCAGAGGAAACGTTGTCCATTTTGTCGTTTTCAGAAATGCCTTAATGTTGGAATGCGGTTGGAAG CAGTCCGGGCCGATCGCATGCGAGGAGGCAGAAATAAATTCGGCCCCATGTATAAACGCGACCGGGCCATGAAGCAGCAGAAGAAAGCCTTGATACGAGCCACCGGCCTCAAGATAGAGACCACCCCTCCGATGCCCTCCCCGGCCCCCCAGACAGACTACACCTTCACCGGCAGCCTCCCGGGCATTCACCAGGTCCCGAAAGGCATCCTCCAAACCACCCCCATTCCCATCGCCCCCACAGACTATGACCGCAGCCTCTATGGACCCCCCTCACTGGGTCTGCCAATGCCTGGACTGCCCACCCCTGCCCAGTTACCACCCCAGTACCAGTACACCTCCTTCCCCAGCCGGGCCATCAAGTCAGAGTATC GACCATATACAAGCTCTCCAGACTCGGTGGTGGGCGGTTACACATACCCGGAGCAGGTCTACTCTGGGCTGGGCTCTCCACAGATCCTCGGGGTACCTCAGCTGGTGTTGGAGTTCTTGCGCTGTGACCCAGACGAGCTGCAGGTGCAGAGCAAGATCGCCGCCTACCTTCAGCAGGAGCAGAGCAGCCGGGGGGTCAAGGGCCAGGAGAGGCTGAGCACCTTCGGCCTCATGTGCCACATGGCTGACCAGACCCTCTTCTCCATCGTGGAGTGGGCTCGTAGCTGCATCTTCTTCAAGGAGCTCAAG GTAGGAGATCAAATGAAGCTGCTTCACAACTGCTGGAGCGAGCTGCTGGTGTTGGACTTCATCTCCAGGCAGGTCCAACAGGGCAAGGAGGGAAGTGTGGTTCTGGTCACTGGGCAGGAG ATTGAGATGGCTTCCATAGTATCCCAGGCAGGACCCACTCTCACCAGCCTGgtgcaaagaggacaggagcTAGTGCAGAAACTACAGACTCTACAGGTTGACCGAAGAGAAATCGCCTGCTTCAAGTTCCTCATCCTCTTCAACCCTG acGTGAAGCTGCTGGAGAACCAGGCGTTCGTGGAGGGTGTCCAGGAGCAAGTCAACGGGGCTCTGCTGGAGTACACGCTGTGCGCCTACCCCCAGTACCTGGACAAGTTCAGCCAACTGCTGCTCCGCATGCCGGAACTCAGGGCCCTGTCGGCGCAGGCCGAAGACTACCTGTGCTACAAGCACCTGAGCGGAGAGGTGCCCTGCAACAACCTGCTCATTGAGATGTTACACGCCAAAAGGGCGTGCACTTGA